One part of the Flavobacterium johnsoniae UW101 genome encodes these proteins:
- a CDS encoding NAD(P)-dependent oxidoreductase: protein MKIAIIGATGFVGSAILNELADRKHDITAIARNPKDTANVTWKSADIFNVNELAEILKGNDAVINAYNSGWTNPNIYDDFIAGSKAIQEAVKKSGVKRYITIGGAGSLFVAPGLQAVDTPDFPKEYHAGATAARDYLNILKEEKELDWAFFSPAFEMHQGITTGRTGKYRLGLENPVFNDEQRSILSVEDLAVVIADEAENPKHHQVRFTAAY from the coding sequence ATGAAAATCGCAATTATTGGAGCAACAGGATTTGTTGGCTCAGCAATTTTAAACGAATTGGCAGACAGAAAACATGATATTACAGCTATTGCAAGAAACCCAAAAGACACAGCAAATGTGACATGGAAAAGTGCTGATATATTTAATGTAAATGAATTGGCAGAAATTTTAAAAGGAAATGATGCTGTTATCAATGCGTATAATTCAGGATGGACAAACCCAAACATTTATGATGATTTTATTGCCGGATCAAAAGCCATTCAGGAAGCGGTAAAAAAATCAGGTGTAAAACGTTACATCACAATTGGCGGTGCGGGCAGTTTATTTGTAGCTCCGGGTTTACAAGCGGTTGACACACCAGATTTTCCAAAAGAATATCACGCAGGTGCTACGGCAGCAAGAGATTATTTAAATATCCTAAAAGAAGAAAAAGAATTAGACTGGGCATTTTTCAGCCCGGCATTTGAAATGCATCAGGGAATTACAACCGGAAGAACAGGAAAATACCGTTTAGGTTTAGAAAATCCTGTTTTTAATGATGAGCAAAGAAGTATTTTATCTGTAGAGGATTTAGCAGTTGTTATTGCTGATGAAGCAGAAAATCCAAAACACCACCAGGTTAGATTTACAGCGGCTTATTAA
- the meaB gene encoding methylmalonyl Co-A mutase-associated GTPase MeaB yields the protein MSSLKKQSGSLTEKAGISSPEITNVSAINQIKNKRRQQPSTAELINGILAGNRTALSRAITLVESTNPEHTAKAEEVINGCISYANKSIRIGITGVPGVGKSTFIEAFGTSLTQTGKKVAVLAVDPSSSISHGSILGDKTRMEELVKDENAFIRPSASGENLGGVARKTRETIILCEAAGFDTIIIETVGVGQSETAVHSMVDFFLLLKISGAGDELQGIKRGIMEMADAIVINKADGDNIKKANQAKLEFNRALHLFPPKKSSWQPKVTTCSAITKDGISEIWNTISDYFEMTKESGFFQEKRNEQNQFWMMETINEQLKQNFYNQPEIISLLEQNKKAVQNNEISPFAAAQLLLNEYKKSF from the coding sequence TTGTCAAGTTTAAAAAAACAGTCGGGAAGTTTAACTGAAAAAGCTGGAATTTCATCTCCTGAAATTACCAATGTTTCGGCTATCAATCAAATTAAAAACAAACGCAGACAACAGCCTTCGACAGCAGAATTAATCAATGGAATTCTGGCAGGAAATAGAACTGCATTAAGTCGAGCTATTACACTTGTTGAAAGCACTAATCCCGAGCATACGGCAAAGGCAGAAGAAGTTATAAATGGCTGTATTTCTTATGCCAATAAATCTATCCGAATAGGAATTACAGGAGTTCCCGGAGTTGGAAAAAGTACTTTTATTGAGGCTTTTGGAACTTCTTTAACTCAGACAGGAAAAAAAGTCGCTGTTTTGGCTGTTGACCCAAGCAGTTCAATCTCTCACGGAAGTATTTTGGGTGATAAAACCCGAATGGAAGAATTGGTAAAAGATGAAAATGCTTTTATCAGACCAAGTGCGTCTGGCGAAAATTTAGGCGGTGTTGCCCGTAAAACCCGCGAAACTATTATCTTGTGTGAAGCGGCAGGTTTTGACACCATAATTATTGAAACTGTTGGAGTTGGCCAAAGCGAAACTGCGGTTCACAGCATGGTAGATTTTTTCCTTTTATTGAAAATTTCCGGTGCGGGTGATGAACTTCAGGGAATAAAACGCGGTATTATGGAAATGGCAGATGCCATTGTCATCAATAAAGCAGATGGTGATAATATTAAAAAAGCAAATCAGGCGAAACTTGAATTTAACCGTGCTTTGCATTTATTTCCTCCAAAAAAATCAAGCTGGCAGCCAAAAGTGACCACTTGCAGTGCGATTACAAAAGACGGAATTTCGGAAATTTGGAATACCATTTCTGATTATTTTGAAATGACTAAAGAGTCTGGCTTTTTTCAGGAAAAGAGAAACGAACAAAACCAGTTTTGGATGATGGAAACTATTAACGAACAGCTGAAACAAAATTTCTACAATCAGCCTGAAATCATTTCATTATTGGAACAAAATAAAAAAGCGGTGCAAAATAATGAAATATCACCTTTTGCAGCCGCTCAGCTTTTATTAAACGAATATAAAAAGAGCTTCTAA
- a CDS encoding LTA synthase family protein produces MKKLSFLKPIFNFILIGLLITTLSRIFLFFLFKERVEQTPDFWYIFPIGLRMDLILLCYLSFLPAVLITFLPNNWIKFTNKFLVIYSFLFLFLILFVELASPDFVKQYDTRPNKIFLDYLIYPKEVVGMLLKSYLTSIIVTFLILGVVIYFAFKKGKKYFHTTSTQYKFKLMVFPLAAFLLFFGARSSLTSKRPINASNAVFSTDQLTNTLGLNSFYTVAFAAYSIKNEGNTKMYGKMDEAEAIARVKKYMIAGPNDFTDAAIPFLHVQQPDSVMKKPYNLVIFLQESLGAEYVGILGGKPLTPEFDKLSKEGLLFTNLYCTGTRSVRGIEAVVTGFLPSPSESVVKLGNSQQGFFTLADALKHKGYDTSFIYGGMANFDNMASFFNGNGFTDIVDQTDFESDGNKYAFKGTWGYSDEDLVTKANNYFKSKGDKPFFSLMFSTSNHEPFEYPAGRIKPYDAKPATVNNAMKYADFSIGKFFEMAKKEPYFKNTIFIVIADHNTRTYGKNLVPINKFHIPAFIMGPGVPKGAVYDRLASQIDIPPTLLSYLGIPFETPMVGRNLSRLDPKVQGRSIMQFNDINAFRVENQVVIMQPNLKPLQFEIKNDTTLIPVKLNEELAKDALAHVITAGNLYKENKYKLRDTKK; encoded by the coding sequence ATGAAAAAATTAAGTTTCTTAAAACCTATTTTCAATTTTATATTGATCGGATTACTGATTACGACTTTAAGCCGAATCTTTTTGTTTTTTCTTTTTAAAGAAAGAGTAGAGCAGACACCAGATTTCTGGTATATTTTTCCAATCGGTTTGCGAATGGACTTAATTTTACTTTGTTATTTGTCATTTCTGCCGGCTGTTTTAATCACTTTTCTGCCAAACAACTGGATTAAATTCACCAATAAGTTTCTGGTAATTTACAGTTTCTTGTTTCTGTTTTTAATACTTTTTGTAGAACTGGCTTCACCAGATTTTGTAAAACAGTACGATACACGTCCAAATAAGATTTTCTTAGATTATCTTATTTATCCAAAAGAAGTAGTGGGAATGCTTTTAAAAAGTTACTTGACTTCTATTATCGTGACTTTTTTGATTTTGGGAGTTGTGATTTATTTTGCCTTCAAAAAAGGGAAAAAATATTTTCATACTACAAGCACTCAATATAAATTCAAATTAATGGTTTTTCCATTAGCTGCTTTTTTATTGTTTTTTGGAGCGCGTTCAAGCCTTACTTCAAAACGCCCTATTAATGCCAGTAATGCCGTTTTCTCAACAGATCAATTAACAAATACTCTAGGATTAAACTCATTTTATACGGTTGCTTTTGCCGCTTATTCAATTAAGAACGAAGGAAATACTAAAATGTACGGTAAAATGGATGAAGCCGAAGCGATTGCGCGTGTGAAAAAATACATGATCGCCGGTCCAAATGATTTTACAGATGCAGCAATTCCGTTTTTGCATGTACAGCAGCCAGATTCTGTTATGAAAAAGCCATATAATTTGGTAATATTTCTACAAGAAAGTTTAGGTGCAGAATACGTTGGAATTTTAGGCGGAAAACCATTAACACCAGAATTTGATAAATTATCAAAAGAAGGATTATTGTTCACCAATTTATATTGTACAGGAACCAGAAGTGTACGCGGTATCGAAGCCGTTGTAACCGGATTTTTACCATCACCATCAGAAAGTGTTGTAAAACTTGGAAACTCACAGCAAGGATTTTTTACACTTGCCGACGCTTTAAAACATAAAGGTTACGATACCAGTTTCATTTACGGCGGAATGGCTAATTTTGATAATATGGCTTCGTTTTTCAATGGAAATGGTTTTACAGACATCGTAGACCAGACCGATTTTGAATCAGACGGAAATAAATATGCTTTCAAAGGAACCTGGGGTTATTCTGATGAAGATTTGGTTACGAAAGCCAATAATTATTTCAAATCAAAAGGCGATAAACCGTTCTTTTCTTTAATGTTTTCAACTTCTAATCATGAGCCGTTTGAATATCCTGCGGGAAGAATTAAACCTTATGATGCAAAACCGGCAACAGTAAACAACGCTATGAAATATGCCGATTTCTCGATTGGGAAATTCTTTGAAATGGCTAAAAAAGAACCCTATTTTAAGAACACAATTTTTATTGTAATTGCTGACCACAACACCAGAACATACGGAAAGAATTTAGTGCCAATTAATAAATTCCATATTCCGGCATTTATTATGGGGCCGGGAGTTCCAAAAGGTGCCGTTTATGACAGACTGGCAAGTCAGATTGATATTCCGCCTACATTATTGAGTTATTTAGGAATTCCTTTTGAAACGCCAATGGTAGGAAGAAATTTAAGCAGATTAGATCCAAAAGTTCAGGGAAGATCTATTATGCAGTTTAATGATATTAATGCTTTTAGAGTTGAAAATCAGGTTGTCATTATGCAGCCAAATTTGAAGCCGCTTCAGTTTGAAATCAAAAACGATACAACTTTAATTCCGGTAAAATTAAATGAAGAATTGGCAAAAGATGCTTTGGCACACGTAATTACGGCTGGAAATTTATATAAAGAAAACAAATATAAGCTTAGAGACACGAAAAAATAA
- a CDS encoding MATE family efflux transporter, whose amino-acid sequence MNLKQYTKEFSYNFKLAYPVILGMVGHTLIGIVDNIMVGKIGSTELAAVSLGNSMIFIAMSLGIGFSTAITPIVAEGDAEKNDSKIRSAFHHGLFLCTILGLVLFTVIMFAKPIMELLKQPADVIVLAKPYLGWVAFSLIPLIMYQGYKQFADGMSLTKYSMYAMVMANVLHVGLNYVLIYGIWIFPKMGIIGAALGTVISRIFLVMFMHIMLSRRDDLKRFFKGFSFDEIKKATIKKIISIGFPSAMQMLFEVVLFTASIWLCGNIGKTSQAANQIALSLASMTFMFAMGLSVTSMIRVSNQRGLNDYKKLIVVARSIFLLAIILETFFALLFIVFHNYLPHMFLNMENTGQVLDNTEVIAIASKLLLIAAVFQISDGIQVVVLGALRGLQDVKVPMYITFVAYWIIGFPISYYLGEHTELKAQGVWIGLLAGLTAAAIFLYIRFHFLTKKLIANSPLNN is encoded by the coding sequence GTGAATTTAAAGCAGTACACAAAAGAATTTTCATATAATTTTAAACTTGCCTATCCTGTTATTTTAGGAATGGTTGGCCATACTTTAATTGGTATTGTCGACAATATAATGGTAGGGAAAATTGGCAGTACAGAATTAGCAGCAGTTTCATTAGGAAACAGCATGATTTTTATTGCAATGTCTCTGGGAATTGGTTTTTCTACTGCCATAACTCCAATTGTAGCCGAAGGCGATGCAGAAAAAAATGACAGTAAAATTCGTTCTGCTTTTCACCACGGATTATTTTTATGCACCATTTTAGGACTAGTGCTTTTTACTGTAATCATGTTTGCAAAACCTATAATGGAATTATTAAAACAGCCTGCAGATGTTATTGTTCTGGCAAAACCTTATTTGGGCTGGGTAGCTTTTTCGTTGATTCCTTTAATTATGTATCAGGGATATAAGCAATTTGCAGACGGAATGTCTCTTACCAAATATTCTATGTATGCCATGGTTATGGCAAACGTGCTGCACGTAGGGTTAAACTATGTTTTAATTTACGGAATCTGGATTTTTCCAAAAATGGGAATTATTGGGGCGGCATTGGGAACTGTGATTTCGAGAATATTTTTGGTAATGTTTATGCATATAATGTTGTCAAGAAGAGACGATTTAAAACGTTTCTTTAAAGGTTTCAGTTTTGATGAAATCAAAAAAGCAACGATCAAAAAAATCATCAGCATTGGATTTCCATCGGCAATGCAAATGTTGTTTGAAGTAGTTTTGTTTACCGCTTCTATATGGCTTTGCGGTAATATTGGAAAAACCAGTCAGGCCGCTAATCAGATTGCTTTAAGTCTGGCTTCGATGACTTTTATGTTTGCAATGGGATTGAGCGTCACTTCGATGATCAGGGTCAGCAACCAAAGAGGATTAAACGATTATAAAAAGCTGATTGTCGTAGCCCGTTCTATTTTCTTACTGGCAATTATACTCGAAACTTTCTTTGCACTTCTATTTATAGTATTCCATAATTATCTGCCGCATATGTTTTTAAATATGGAAAATACAGGACAGGTTCTGGATAATACCGAAGTAATTGCAATTGCATCAAAACTGCTTTTAATTGCGGCTGTTTTCCAAATTTCTGATGGAATTCAGGTTGTAGTTTTGGGCGCTCTGCGTGGCTTACAGGATGTAAAAGTGCCTATGTATATTACATTTGTGGCTTATTGGATCATTGGTTTTCCTATTTCATATTATTTAGGAGAGCATACAGAACTAAAAGCGCAAGGCGTTTGGATAGGACTTTTGGCAGGTTTAACAGCAGCAGCAATTTTTCTGTATATTCGCTTTCATTTTCTAACGAAGAAGTTAATCGCAAATTCACCTTTAAATAATTAA
- a CDS encoding RrF2 family transcriptional regulator, translated as MLSGKFAITIHILTLLNKFPNDYLSSEFIAGSINLNPVLVRKEIANLKAHHIVESKEGKNGGTKLAVDSSKLTLKEIFEMTFETIGLGYAKNQPNPDCPVGKNINQHLANLYADMNEKVSAQLEGISLEDFSNQF; from the coding sequence ATGCTTTCAGGTAAATTTGCCATAACGATTCACATTCTTACTCTGCTCAATAAATTTCCGAATGATTATTTATCATCTGAGTTTATTGCCGGAAGTATTAATTTAAATCCGGTTTTGGTTCGAAAAGAAATTGCCAACCTAAAAGCACATCATATTGTAGAAAGTAAAGAAGGAAAAAATGGCGGAACGAAACTGGCCGTTGATTCTTCTAAACTGACTTTAAAAGAGATTTTTGAAATGACTTTTGAGACCATTGGTTTAGGTTATGCTAAAAATCAGCCTAATCCGGATTGTCCTGTTGGAAAAAATATTAATCAGCATCTGGCGAATTTATATGCTGATATGAATGAGAAAGTGAGCGCACAATTAGAAGGAATTTCTTTAGAGGATTTTTCGAACCAATTTTAA